In Desulfovibrio sp. TomC, the sequence CCGGTTGTGATGCAAAATGGGGGCATCCAGGGCCAGGACCGTGTGCCCGGACACCCCTTCCAGGCGTTCATGCAGGGGCCGCACGTAGCGCGGGCCGCTGGCGGGATCACGGCGAAACAGGCGCAGCTGCCAGTCCGGCCACAGGCCGTGGCCCACCTTGGCCCGGCCGGGGTCGGGATAGAGGGTGAGCCGGGGAAAGTAGGCTCCACCCAGGCCCGGCGTGGCCATGATCCGGGCCGCGCTCGCTCCAAATCCCGGGCCGGGCCGCTCGTCAGGATCCAGCGTCAGCACCCAGCCGGGCGGACAGGCGGCCAGCAAGGCGTTGCGCTGGGCCGCGAAATCATTGTCCAGGGGCCGGGCCAGGTGCGTCACCGGCATGCCAAGCAGGGCGGCGCTCGTCGCAGCCTCCGGCACGACGGCGGCGTCCCAGACGATGACGGCCTGTCCGGCCAGTCCCCGGGCTGCCCGGAAAAAGGCGTCGAGCCGGGGTTCCTCCGGCCGGGCCAGCAGGGCCAGCGTGGGCATTTCCGGCCTGAGGGACGGCTGCGGCAGCGGCGGGACAAGGCGGCTGGCCGTCAGGAGCCGGCGCAACTGGGCCAATCCCCTGGTTTCCAAGGGGCCGGCCGGCTCGGGATTGACCGTGGTCAGGGCGCTGTCCGGGGAAAAACCGGCGGCCAGGAGCAGATGGCAGGCGGCCTGGGGCGAGGAATCGGCCAGGAGTTGGCAGCGGCCGGCCGGAGCCAGCCAGGACAGGCGGCCGGCAGAAACCAGGCCCTGAGCCGCTTCGGGATGCAGGGAAACAACGGTCAGCGACGTGGCGGCCGGCAGGTGGGCCGCCAGGGCGGCAGCCAGATCGCCGCTGCCCAGGCCCAGCAGCACCACCTGCGTATGGCGTGTGGCGGCCCGCAGGATGCGCCCGGCCCGCAGCTCGGTTTGCGCCGCGCCGACCGGGACGGGCAACGGCCCGGCCTCAGGCGAACCAAGCCGCCAGGACAGGACCTCGGCGGTGTAGGCAAAAAACGGATGCGGCAGCGTGCCGGATGAAAAAGCGTCCATGGACGTTGGTATCCCGGGCCGGGCCGGGGAACAAGCGGCAAAGGGCACGGTGTCGGGCCAGAGCGTCCAGGCCGGGGTGTCTTTCCACCCTCGACCGATGGCCGGGCAACTGGCCGGGCCACTTTTTCCCGTGTGAACAGCCCAGGGGCGAACCGGCTCAGCGGCTGGCGCGGCCCTGGGAATAGGCGGCCATGACCCGGCGCACCGGCGACACGGTCGGATGCGGCGCATCTTCGGTGGGCTGCAGCGCTTCAGCCTGCGCCCCGGCATCCACGTCGCCGTCAAGCGCGGCGGCCGAGGGCGGCAGGCCCGAGGGCACGGCCACGTCCGGCCTGGCCGTGGTGGCCGCCACGTCAACCTGGGCCGCGACAGGAGCTGCAACCGGCGGAACAGCCGGGGCCGAACCGGCAACCGTGGTCGACGCCGCAGCAGCCATGGCCGGGGTCACCAGCGTCGGCCGCGGGGCGGAGGAGGCCGCAGGACGCGTGGCGCTTGGCGCGGAGGCATAGCGGCCGGCCGCAGCCTGGGGAGCCAGGGAAACCATGGGCGCGACCGAGGTGGAACCGCCGATGTAGACGTTGCCTATGGTCGCTGCGGCCGAGCCCCCCGTGCGGGCGGCCTGGGTGGCCGACGAGGGTACGGCCTTGGTGGTCACCATGGCGTTGGCTTCGCTAAAGGCCTCGCGCAGGCCGTTTAAGATGCCGACCACTTCGTCAATCTTGGCCACATCCATCTTGAGATTGGCCATAAGCAACCGGGCGCTGCAAAAAAAATACAGCTTTTGCAGGCGTTCAGCCAGTTCACCGCCCTTGTTGACATTGAGCGAACCCTGAAGTTCAGAGAGGATGTCCAGGGCCTTGGAGATGAGGATGCCCTTTTGGGCATAATTTTTCTCGGCAATCTTTTCCTTGGCCCGATGCAGAAATTTGAGGGCTGCGTCAAACAGCATGATGACGAGATCACCTTGGGTGGTGGTGCTGACCTGGGTCTGGATATAATTTTTAACGGCGCTTTGCATGAAACTCTCCCCTTTTGCACCCTTATCGGACGAAACGAATTAATCTGAAGAGAGTTTGTCAACTGCCGACGTAAGTTGTTTTTGCTGTTCGTTGTAGGTGCCAAGCAGGGAGTCGACCTTGGCAAACCGCTTTCGCAAGTTTGCGGCATATGTGGAGATTCGCCGCTGCTCAAAGGCAATCTTGTCATCAATCATAGCGGTGATGTCGTCGTAGTTATCATCAAGAATATGCAGGGGGCCGTCGGTGGTATCGGTCAGTTCAGTGAGCAGATTGCTTAATTGCCCGAACTTGCCCTGCTTGAGCGCCACCTCGCCCGAGTGCGTTCCGGGAGAGACGTCGATGGCCCGGATAACCATACCGGCTTCGTCATAGCCGTGCTTCCCGGTGATGAGGTTGGAGTTGCTGCTAAAACTGGCCGGATGGCCGTTGATCGTGGCCGAGGTAATCTTCCCGTTGGAAGCAACGGTGTAAGACAGACCATACGTGCCACATTTAGTTGTATTTTTAATATATGATGTGATTGAAAAGTCAGAAGAACTCGTTCTTCCTGCATATTGATCCGCAAAGAGCTGGGCCACGGCGTCGGCATTCGACGACAGAATGGCGTCAAAGACGTCGTCATTAATGACAAGCAGACCTTCTGTTGTCGAACCTTCTTGCGCATCTGTCAATATGCCGAGCTGGGAAAGGGCGCTGTACTTGTCTGCATCGTAGTCAAAACCAATGCCAATACCAGCTACAGCATCCTTGAGATTCGTATCAATGAGCTGGATACCGTAGTTGCCGGTGAGGAGCGAGGCCTGATTTGTGGACGTATCGACCTTGGTACAATCTTGAATCAACGTTCGAACGGTATTCATCTGCTTGACGAACGACTCCACCTTTTCCTTGATGGAATCGGTATCGGTGGTGGTCGTCAACGTGGACGATCCTGTCCCTTTAAGGGTCAGGGTCTGACCTGTCACCAGATCCGTGATGCTGTTTGTTTCACGGGTGATCCAGCTATTGGCGGCAGCGGGCCAACCATCGAGCTTGAGCTGGGCGCTGGCGTTTGACGTAATGGTGCTGAAATTGGCGCTCCCAAAACCGGAAAGCGACGTGCCGCTGCCAATGGTCAAACTGGCGGTGGAACCGGTATCCATGCCGCGCAACTGCAGATAGTACTTGGTGCCGTCGTAAGAAACGCTGGCCTTGACGCCGGGATTGCTCGGGTCATTATTGATAATGCTCACAAGGTCGGTGAGCGTGCCATTGGCCCCGAGGGAGTTGGAATAGGTGACGCCCTTGTAGGTATAGGCAAATATCGCATCGCTGCTTGAGGGATTGATGTCGGTGGTGGCGCTGGCATAACCGGTGGTGGTGACCATGGCCTTGGCCGTGGCCAAGCGATTGACCACCAGTTCGTGGGTGCCGTTTACGGCTCCGGCGCCGGCCACGGCGGCAACCACCGTCGAGTCCGTGGAATCCGTCACCTTGGACATGAACTCGTCAATGGTGTCCATGCTGTCCAGGGTGGTCTTGAGCGTCAGCATCTCGGTGTTCAGTTCCTGGAAGGCTTCCTGCTTATTGGTCCAGGATTTTTTCCAGGTCTGCAGGGTCGTGATGCGGGACTGTTCGACCTGCACCAGCTTGGTGATAAGCTGTGTGAAATCGGTACCATTGCCGAGACCAGTATAGGTAATCTGGCCGGAAGTGGTAACCGGCGTATAGCTGCTGACGGTACTCGACATAACGCTCCCCTGGCGGAAAAGAATTCCGGGCGACAGGCCTTCGTCGCATGGGTAGCAAGGGGGATGCCAAAATTATGGTCGGGCCGCCGACGGCGGCCCGACCGAAGTCAACGAGGACTAGCCGCCGATGAGCTGGAGAGCCATCTTGGGCATGGAGTTGGCCTGGGAGAGCATGGCCACTGCGGACTGGGTCAGAATCTGGTTGCGCACGAAGTTGGTCATTTCCGTCGCCACGTCGACATCGGAAATCTGGGATTCGGCGGCTTGCAGGTTCTCGCCCTGGATCTGCAGGTTGGAGATGGTATTTTCCAGGCGGTTTTGCAGCGCGCCCAGATTGGCCCGGATCTTGTCCTTGGACGTGATGGCCGTGGTGATGGCCTTGAGCGCCTCCTGGGCCAGCTGCTGGGTGGAGATGCTGCGGCCCTTCGCCGTGCTGCTCGCGCCGATGCCGACACCCAGCGCCGAAGCGGTGGAGGTGCCGATCTGCACGTAGTAGTAATCTTCCGCCGAGTTGTTGCCGGAACCGAAGTGCACCTTGAGCTTGCCGGTGGAGTTGATCCCGGCGCCACTGTGGGTGGAACTGGAAAGGTTGCCGTTGAGCAGATAGATGCCGTTAAAATCCGTGGCGTTGGCGATTCGGGTGATTTCCGAGGCCATGGCCTGATATTCCGAGTCGATGATCAGACGCTGGTCCGAAGTGTAGGTACCGGTGGAAGCCTGTTCGGCCAGTTCCTTCATGCGGATGAGCTTTTCATCGACAACCTGCAAGGCTCCGTCCGCCGTCTGGATCATGGAGATGGCGTCGTTGGCGTTGCGCACGCCCTGGTTGATCGAGGCAATGTCCGACCGCATGAGCTCACGAATGGCCAGACCGGCCGCGTCGTCGGCAGAACTGTTGATGCGCAGGCCCGAAGACAGGCGCGAGGTGGATGTGGCCAGAGCGGAATACGAATTGGACAGGTTACGGCTGGCCGTGGCGGCCATCATGTTGTGATTGATAACGAGCGACATGGTTGTTTCCTCCTTGAATGCTGCGGGCGTCCTTGCCCTTTCGCCAATCCGCGGCCTGCCGTGGGCCCTCGGCCAGCTGCGGAAAGTGTGCCTCTATGTCTAGGTTATCGACGCCGCCCACGACGTTCTTTAGCCCTGCCCCGAGGCCACGCACAAAAAGACACCCGCCGGCCAAAGCCGACGGGTGTCCTTGCCTCAAACTGGGTCAGGCGGGTTAGCGGCGCGACTCCCGCCAGTCGGCCAGCACGGCCGCAGGCAGATGGGCGGCGTGAAACCGGCGCAGCAGGCCGTTGACCCGGCCAACGGCGGCATCGACCCGGGGCAGCCCCGGAGGCACGAGCAGGCCGGCGTCGTCCAGGCGGTCGTGGTAGTGGATGATGGACGGATCGAGGTCGTGGCCGGGACGGTAGGTGGCCGGGCGCAGATGGGTGGGAAAATTCATGGCCGGCCCGAGCAGCGTCGGCACAAGGCCCAGTTCGATCAGGGCCAGGGCCAGCCCCACCTGATCGGCGTGTTTGACGTAGGGGCCAAGCAGGCGGGCGTTGGCCAGGGTGAAGTGGGTCCATTTGAGCCAGTGCGGCCCGACCTGCCCGAAGGACGCGCGGTCAAAGAGGCACACCCCGCCGTTCATGTTGCCGGCCAAGGTCTCCCCGGCAACAAAATCCGCCGCCGCGACCGCCGCGTCCCGGGGCAGCCCGGCCTGATGCAGCAAGGCGCGCAGCAGGGGGAGCGGCGGCGACGGCGTGTCCACGGTCTTGGCCCGCACCCCCGGGCCGGGCAGCACGGCCGAAAGATCGGCGGCCAGGGCCACGTCGGCATCAAGCAAGGCCACGCAGTCCGCCCCGGCCAGGGCCTTGGAACGCAGTTGCACGAGCTTGTTGCAATAGGGCGAGGCCGAGTCGCCGTACGGTCGGATCGGAACCACATTGACCCGGACCTCGGCCAGAAACTCCCGGTAGACGGCCGGATGGTCGCCGACCAGATGGACGAAGACGTCTCCGGGGGCAACCGTGCCGGTGCCAAGCAGCGTGGCCAGAAGATTCACGCTTTGCAGGCGGAATTTGGGCTGGGCGTCCACCACAAAGGACACGGCCAGGGATGGGCTCACGGCGCTCCCCGGCCCGCTCACCGGCAACGCAGCCGGGATACCTCGGCCGCGTCCACCGTGTACAAGATGGGGGTAAGGCCAAGAATGGCCTTCACGCCGCCCCGGGCCTCGGCAGCCGCCCGACGATCGCCAAAACGTCCGGCCAGCACCCGATACCGGCGTTTGGCCCCCTCGCCGGAAACGGCCACACAGGCCGGCATGCCCCGGGCGCGTAATTTGACGGCCTGGACCCTGGCATTGTCGGCATCGGCGAAAAGACCGGTCTGCAGGGCCATATAGCCGGTCGCTGCGGCCGGCTTGGCCGTTTCTTTCACCTGCGTGGCGGGCGGTTGCGGTTTGTCTTTGGCTGCGGCCCCTGCCTTCGGCGCACCAGCGGCCGGCCCGGGGCCGGCGGTCGGGACCAGGGGAGCTGCGGCAATGCCCGGCCGGGGCGGGACGGCCCCTTCGCTCGGCGCGGCAGCCGGCGTCGCAGTCGGGGCCGGGTCCGCAGCCGGGGCAGGCGCTGCCTGGGGGGGCGGGGTCCAGGCCGGGGCGGCCTCCGGGGCAGGAGCAAGGCGCAGAGCAGCCCCCGCGTCCAGGACCGAAATCGGAGGCGGCCCGGCATCCCCGGAGGCAGGAGGCAGCGACGCCGGAGCCGGGGGGACAGGGGCGGCCGACAAGGCCTGCGGCCCAACCGGCCGGGCCGCAATCGCCGTCGGGACCATGGCCGGCGGCTCGCTGCCCGCCACCTGGAACCGGGCTTCGACAGCGGTCAGGCCCTCGGCCGCCAGGGTCAGGGTCCAGTCGCCAGGGGAAATGGGCAGGCCCGGGGCAAAGAGGTAGACCGCGCTTGCGGCCTCGCCCCGGCGCACCGGCACAAACCAGCGGTCCACCGCGGTTCCGCCGCCGGGCAGCGGCCGGGCCAGCCGGGCTTCCACCACGCTCCCGCCGCCGTCCCCGGTCAGGAGAAACCGGCAGCCAAGCCCCTTGTCGCCGGGCAGCGCTGCCTGGCCCGGACGCACGGCATTGCCCCCGGGCCAGCCGTCGCCAAGTCCCGTCTCCCGCAGCAACGCGCCGCAGGTCTCAAGCGTCAGGGCGGGCTGCGTAGCCGCCAAGAGCACGCCGGGCCCTGTCGCGGCCAGCGAGACCAGCAGCAGGCAGACGGGCAGCACATGTCCCAGGTGCGAAAGAAAACGCCTCATGGTGGTGAAGGCCGCTATTCGGCCAGATACCCGAGCAGCCGCCGGGCGGGTTCGTGGCCGGGGTCGAGTTCCAGGGCCAGGCCGAGAAACCGGCGGGCCTCGGCGATATTGCGGCACTTATGATGGGCCGTGGCAATGTTGTAGCCAACGGTCGGTCCCTGGCGGATCAGGTCCGGATCGAGTTTGAGCGCCTCTTCGAAGTGCGTCAGGGCCGTATAATAATCCTTGCCCTCGGCCTGGGCCACACCGAGGTTGTAGTGTACCCCGGCATCATCCGGGGCTACGGCCAGAGCCTTGCGGTAATTTTCCACCGCCTCTTTCCAGTTGCCCTGGCGACGCAGCAAGATGCCGCGATTATTAAACATCCAAAGATCAGCCCGGGAAATGGAGTCGCCCTTGGCGGCAATGGCCTCGGTGACAAAACGCAGGGCCATCTCCTGGTCCCGGTCGCCGATCTTGCGGGCCATCTCCATGAGCGAATCACTGACCATGTCCGCCGCCACCTTGCCGACCACCCGCCGGGCCTCCTCGAAAAAGACCTTGGCCCGGTCGGTTTCGCCCCGATCGAAGTAGGCCTCGCCAATGGCCACCTTGCGCTCGAAATTCAGCGGCGAAAGCTCGTCCAGACGGGTCAGGCAGGCCAGACGCTTGGCGTCCTCGCCGCTTTGCCCGTACAACTCCACCAGCCGGTTGAGCGGCTCGATATAGAGCTTCTCGGCCTTGACCGCTTCCTTGTAATGGCGCTCGGCCAGGGCATGGTCCCCACGGCCAAGGGCCACGTCGCCAAGGAGCAGATGGGCCTTGAGGCTGCCGGGCTTGAGTTCAAAGGCCTTGTCCGCCACCCGGCCGGCCTGCTCCAGGTCGCCGGCGGCAAGAAGCGCCGCCGCCCGGTCAAACAGCACCCCGAGTTGGGTGTTGGGGCGCACGGCAAAGGCGAATTTCTCAATCAGGGCATTGGCCGAGATGGGCTTGGTAATAAAGCTGTCGGCCCCGACCTCGTGGACGAGCACCATCTCGTCGCGGGAAATTTCCGCGCTGGCCACCACCAGACGGACCTTGTCGCCGTAAAAATTCTTGAGCGTCTTGACGGTCTTCAGGCAGGTGTTCTTGTGCAGGCGGCGTTCCAGAAAAATGAGCAGCGGGCCGCTGAGGCGTTCCACGGTCTTGCTGGCCAGGGTGGTCACTTCGTCGTAGTCGGCGACCTCGCGCAAGGCGGTTTTGACGTCGATGCGCAGATTCCCCAAGGCGTATTTGAGCTGACGCACGAAACTTTCGTCGTCGGTGCAGACCACAAAAAACCCTGTCTCGGCAAAATAATCAAGGGTGATCCGCTCGTAGCGTTTGGCCGCCTGTTCAGCCTTGAGCCGCATGGCATTGGACATGGGGACATGGTTCCTTTGCAGTTAGTCGCCGGGAACGGCGTTTCGCACCCGGCGCAGCAAGGCCAGGAGCGTCGGATCGGCCAGACTCCCCACCAACGCCTCGCCCGCAGGCGCCGTCAGGACCCGGCACAACAGATCCGGCGGCGTGCCGCAACACGTGAGCCGATCGACAAGGCCCTCGTCCACCACCGCTCCGGCCGCCAGCCGCGTTCCGTCAGGCAGGGGCACATCTTCTTCCAGGACCATGCCCGGGGTCAACGCCGAAACCGGCACCTGCGTCCGGGAAAATCCCTCGCATTCACCAGCCAGGACAGCCAGGACCTCAAGGACACGGGGGTCATAGACCCCGTCCCTGGCGGCCAGGGCGGCCAGAGCGGCTGCGCGGTTTTGGCCCGAGGTCAGCAACCGGTCATAGTCCAGGGCCGCCTTGAGCAGGCGCGCCCCAAGCGGAATGGCCGTCCCCCGGGGGCCGCCGCCCGCTTCCCCGGCATACGGCGTTTCCTGGTGGCGGATAATCTCAGCCACTTCCCGAAGCTTGGGAATGCTGTCCAGCAAATCTGCGGCAATGACCGGATGGCAGGCAAACAACCGGGCCTCGTCCCCGGCCAGGACGCCCTGACGCCGCAATCTGGCGAACATGGCTTCAGGCATGACCATGGTTCCAATCTGGGACAAGGAGACGGCCAGCTCGATGCGCCAGGCATCGGCCGCCTCCAGGTAGCGGGCCATGTCCGCCACCAGACGGCGCACCCGCATGGCCCGGGCGTGGCCTTCGGGATTTTGCAGGGCGAGCAGGTCGGTTAGGACCTTGATGATGCCGCGAAGCGCCCCCTTGAGAAAATCCCGCTCGGCCGTGGCCTGGGCATACAGCGCCGCCCCGGTCGTCAGGGCTTCGTTGAGTTCGTCCTCGGCGCAGGGTTTGGCCAGGAAACGAAACACGTGCCCGGTGTTGACGGCGTCCATAGCGGCGTGCAGGTCGGCATACCCGGTCAGCATGATGCGCACGGTGTCGGGGTGGCTCTTTTTGAGTCTGGCAAAAAACTCCAGGCCGTCCAGGCCCGGCATCCGCAGGTCCGAAACCACCACGGCATACGGGCCACGCTCGGCCACGGCCTCCAGGCCCCGCACCGGCCCAAGGGCCGTATCCACGACAAATCCCCGGCGCAGGGCACGCCGAAACGTCGCCAAGATCTCAGGATCGTCGTCAACGAACAGTATTTTCGCCTTGCCGCCCATTGGCCCACCACACCTGCCGGTTTAGAAAAGGGGGCGACTTGCCCCAGCCTGCGTCTGTCCTCCGTCTTCAAGGGGAAAACGGACAAAAAAGGTGGTTCCTTCCCCAAGCCTCGTGGTAAAATCGATGCCGCCGCCATGCCGGGCCATGACCGCGTGGCTGATGGCCAGCCCCTGGCCCGTGCCTTTGCCTACGGCCTTGGTGGTGAAAAACGGATCGAAGATACGGCCCCGGGCTGTTTCAGGAATACCCAATCCGTTGTCGGACACCGCGATTTCCAGATGGTCCGGCGTCAAGCGGCTGGCAATGACAATCCGGCCCCTGATCCACGGCTCGCCGACAACCCGCTCTTCCACGGCCTGGGCGGCGTTTAACACCACATTGAGCAGCACCTGGGAAACCTCATGCGGCAAACCGTACACCATGGGAAGCTCGGGGGAAAGCTCCAGGGACACCTCGGCCACATGTTTCCAGGCATTGCGGGTGATGGTCACGATGTCGCGCACACTGGCGTTGAGATCAAAAAAAAGCCTCTCCCCGGGCCCAGGGTGGGACATCTGGCGCATGGCCCTTACGATGTCGGCCACCTGGCCGATGCCCTTCCGGGTGTTGGCAATGGCTGCCGGGATTTCCTGGCGCAGATACTCGAGATCAGCCGCCTCGGCCAGTCGCCCGACCTCGACGGCGGCGCTGGCCATGGCCTCGGCGTCGCCGTCGCGCACCGCCCTGGCCAGCCCGTCGTAAGCCGAAAGCAGTGACAGCACCTCAGAAAACGCCTCGTCAAGAAAACCGGCATTATAGCCCACATACTGCACCGGGGTGTTGATCTCGTGGGCAATGCCGGCAGCCAGATGGCCGATAGCCTGCATCCGACGCTCGTGGGCGACCTTGAGCTCCCGGGCCTTGATCTCGGCCAGATCCTGGCCAAGGAGCAGTACGCCCGGGCGGTCGCCCTGCGAAGCCGGCACGGGATTGACGGTCAACCCGAGAAGACGCTCGTGATTGCCGGCCGTGCGGCAACGCACCTCATCCACCCGCACCGGGACAAGACTGCGCCGGCTCTCCTCCACGGCCGAGAGCACCACCTGCCCGTCCCAGTCCAGACCCACATCGAAAAAATCACGACCTGTCACCGCCGCCGCCGACAGCCC encodes:
- the fliS gene encoding flagellar export chaperone FliS; translated protein: MQSAVKNYIQTQVSTTTQGDLVIMLFDAALKFLHRAKEKIAEKNYAQKGILISKALDILSELQGSLNVNKGGELAERLQKLYFFCSARLLMANLKMDVAKIDEVVGILNGLREAFSEANAMVTTKAVPSSATQAARTGGSAAATIGNVYIGGSTSVAPMVSLAPQAAAGRYASAPSATRPAASSAPRPTLVTPAMAAAASTTVAGSAPAVPPVAAPVAAQVDVAATTARPDVAVPSGLPPSAAALDGDVDAGAQAEALQPTEDAPHPTVSPVRRVMAAYSQGRASR
- the fliD gene encoding flagellar filament capping protein FliD; its protein translation is MSSTVSSYTPVTTSGQITYTGLGNGTDFTQLITKLVQVEQSRITTLQTWKKSWTNKQEAFQELNTEMLTLKTTLDSMDTIDEFMSKVTDSTDSTVVAAVAGAGAVNGTHELVVNRLATAKAMVTTTGYASATTDINPSSSDAIFAYTYKGVTYSNSLGANGTLTDLVSIINNDPSNPGVKASVSYDGTKYYLQLRGMDTGSTASLTIGSGTSLSGFGSANFSTITSNASAQLKLDGWPAAANSWITRETNSITDLVTGQTLTLKGTGSSTLTTTTDTDSIKEKVESFVKQMNTVRTLIQDCTKVDTSTNQASLLTGNYGIQLIDTNLKDAVAGIGIGFDYDADKYSALSQLGILTDAQEGSTTEGLLVINDDVFDAILSSNADAVAQLFADQYAGRTSSSDFSITSYIKNTTKCGTYGLSYTVASNGKITSATINGHPASFSSNSNLITGKHGYDEAGMVIRAIDVSPGTHSGEVALKQGKFGQLSNLLTELTDTTDGPLHILDDNYDDITAMIDDKIAFEQRRISTYAANLRKRFAKVDSLLGTYNEQQKQLTSAVDKLSSD
- a CDS encoding flagellin N-terminal helical domain-containing protein, whose amino-acid sequence is MSLVINHNMMAATASRNLSNSYSALATSTSRLSSGLRINSSADDAAGLAIRELMRSDIASINQGVRNANDAISMIQTADGALQVVDEKLIRMKELAEQASTGTYTSDQRLIIDSEYQAMASEITRIANATDFNGIYLLNGNLSSSTHSGAGINSTGKLKVHFGSGNNSAEDYYYVQIGTSTASALGVGIGASSTAKGRSISTQQLAQEALKAITTAITSKDKIRANLGALQNRLENTISNLQIQGENLQAAESQISDVDVATEMTNFVRNQILTQSAVAMLSQANSMPKMALQLIGG
- a CDS encoding SPOR domain-containing protein, which gives rise to MRRFLSHLGHVLPVCLLLVSLAATGPGVLLAATQPALTLETCGALLRETGLGDGWPGGNAVRPGQAALPGDKGLGCRFLLTGDGGGSVVEARLARPLPGGGTAVDRWFVPVRRGEAASAVYLFAPGLPISPGDWTLTLAAEGLTAVEARFQVAGSEPPAMVPTAIAARPVGPQALSAAPVPPAPASLPPASGDAGPPPISVLDAGAALRLAPAPEAAPAWTPPPQAAPAPAADPAPTATPAAAPSEGAVPPRPGIAAAPLVPTAGPGPAAGAPKAGAAAKDKPQPPATQVKETAKPAAATGYMALQTGLFADADNARVQAVKLRARGMPACVAVSGEGAKRRYRVLAGRFGDRRAAAEARGGVKAILGLTPILYTVDAAEVSRLRCR
- a CDS encoding tetratricopeptide repeat protein — translated: MSNAMRLKAEQAAKRYERITLDYFAETGFFVVCTDDESFVRQLKYALGNLRIDVKTALREVADYDEVTTLASKTVERLSGPLLIFLERRLHKNTCLKTVKTLKNFYGDKVRLVVASAEISRDEMVLVHEVGADSFITKPISANALIEKFAFAVRPNTQLGVLFDRAAALLAAGDLEQAGRVADKAFELKPGSLKAHLLLGDVALGRGDHALAERHYKEAVKAEKLYIEPLNRLVELYGQSGEDAKRLACLTRLDELSPLNFERKVAIGEAYFDRGETDRAKVFFEEARRVVGKVAADMVSDSLMEMARKIGDRDQEMALRFVTEAIAAKGDSISRADLWMFNNRGILLRRQGNWKEAVENYRKALAVAPDDAGVHYNLGVAQAEGKDYYTALTHFEEALKLDPDLIRQGPTVGYNIATAHHKCRNIAEARRFLGLALELDPGHEPARRLLGYLAE
- a CDS encoding HD domain-containing phosphohydrolase yields the protein MGGKAKILFVDDDPEILATFRRALRRGFVVDTALGPVRGLEAVAERGPYAVVVSDLRMPGLDGLEFFARLKKSHPDTVRIMLTGYADLHAAMDAVNTGHVFRFLAKPCAEDELNEALTTGAALYAQATAERDFLKGALRGIIKVLTDLLALQNPEGHARAMRVRRLVADMARYLEAADAWRIELAVSLSQIGTMVMPEAMFARLRRQGVLAGDEARLFACHPVIAADLLDSIPKLREVAEIIRHQETPYAGEAGGGPRGTAIPLGARLLKAALDYDRLLTSGQNRAAALAALAARDGVYDPRVLEVLAVLAGECEGFSRTQVPVSALTPGMVLEEDVPLPDGTRLAAGAVVDEGLVDRLTCCGTPPDLLCRVLTAPAGEALVGSLADPTLLALLRRVRNAVPGD
- a CDS encoding PAS domain-containing protein — its product is MTRQRARQAGDQSAQDARMPFFEALFAGIDTGLCFLDRELRVVAVNAAMRRLVPGRDFTPSGPCLPSGAQASDLCAQCPAAEALETGKPVTRRVVATAPDGGERYLEAVCHPLADAAGTLFGVAGIVRDISRQDAAEREMVLASRDIEMLLASIRSILVSLDGQNRIRRFNASAEAIFGLSAAAVTGRDFFDVGLDWDGQVVLSAVEESRRSLVPVRVDEVRCRTAGNHERLLGLTVNPVPASQGDRPGVLLLGQDLAEIKARELKVAHERRMQAIGHLAAGIAHEINTPVQYVGYNAGFLDEAFSEVLSLLSAYDGLARAVRDGDAEAMASAAVEVGRLAEAADLEYLRQEIPAAIANTRKGIGQVADIVRAMRQMSHPGPGERLFFDLNASVRDIVTITRNAWKHVAEVSLELSPELPMVYGLPHEVSQVLLNVVLNAAQAVEERVVGEPWIRGRIVIASRLTPDHLEIAVSDNGLGIPETARGRIFDPFFTTKAVGKGTGQGLAISHAVMARHGGGIDFTTRLGEGTTFFVRFPLEDGGQTQAGASRPLF